One region of Halomicrobium sp. LC1Hm genomic DNA includes:
- a CDS encoding HalOD1 output domain-containing protein, whose amino-acid sequence MKRHSQTPSLRVVEAVAAETDTDPTELTPLGTVVDTDALDALVSSAGDLSVNFEYEGYRVSIGSDDQLALEPLTGGI is encoded by the coding sequence GTGAAACGCCACTCGCAAACACCGTCGCTGCGCGTCGTCGAGGCAGTTGCAGCCGAAACCGACACCGATCCGACCGAACTCACGCCGCTTGGCACAGTCGTCGACACGGACGCGCTCGACGCACTCGTCTCGTCTGCCGGCGATCTCTCCGTGAACTTCGAGTACGAAGGCTACCGAGTCTCGATCGGCAGCGACGACCAGCTCGCGCTCGAACCGCTGACGGGGGGAATCTGA
- a CDS encoding PAS domain-containing protein, with protein sequence MDTTIETPVRPTSARPATVLCIDEDREYLSAIERAFEDRDNLQIRVETDPSAVPDRLDGVDCLVSAARLDGSDGLSLLRAVREVAPNVPFLLHSAVPFEEIDRDALWDGPTDYLEKASGESHMALLAYRIGRLVGQHRQMASARRCHEALEASREATLIVTPDGAVTFANSRLATELSASPAELRGREWTELLEAGSVRRLRTEAFPVAADGWSWTGQTTLATDADEPSSSRTTLSTLDDGSAILVFHELDRTDE encoded by the coding sequence ATGGACACGACCATCGAGACGCCAGTTCGGCCCACGAGCGCACGACCGGCGACAGTCCTCTGTATCGACGAGGACCGCGAGTACCTGTCGGCGATCGAACGAGCCTTCGAGGATCGCGACAACCTACAGATTCGCGTCGAGACCGACCCGTCGGCCGTGCCCGACCGGCTCGACGGCGTCGACTGTCTGGTCAGCGCCGCCCGACTCGACGGCTCTGACGGGCTCTCGCTGCTGAGAGCGGTCCGTGAAGTGGCCCCGAACGTCCCGTTCTTGCTTCACTCGGCCGTCCCCTTCGAAGAGATCGATCGGGACGCCCTGTGGGACGGCCCGACGGACTACCTCGAAAAGGCCTCGGGCGAGTCGCACATGGCACTGCTTGCGTATCGCATCGGCCGGCTCGTCGGACAACACCGCCAGATGGCGAGTGCGCGGCGCTGTCACGAGGCCCTCGAAGCGAGTCGCGAGGCCACGCTGATCGTCACGCCAGACGGTGCAGTGACATTCGCTAACAGCCGGCTCGCGACGGAGCTGTCCGCGTCGCCGGCCGAGCTGCGCGGTCGAGAGTGGACCGAGCTACTGGAGGCGGGGTCCGTCCGGCGACTCCGGACCGAGGCGTTCCCCGTCGCCGCCGACGGCTGGAGCTGGACCGGACAGACGACGCTCGCTACCGACGCAGACGAGCCGAGCAGTTCACGGACGACGCTGTCGACGCTCGACGACGGGAGCGCGATTCTGGTCTTTCACGAACTGGACCGGACCGACGAGTAG
- the purH gene encoding bifunctional phosphoribosylaminoimidazolecarboxamide formyltransferase/IMP cyclohydrolase: MKIAGLASNRGRNLMNIADRAPGGAEIAVVLTNDADAPVLEAAAERDIPTEVVERPDDQERAAHELRVLDAIEAYDFDLVCLDGYMRVLTETFLDEVPTTLNVHPSLLPAFPGMDAHEQVLDAGVKTTGCTVHVVDESVDDGPIVTQEPVPVYEDDDLAALKERVLYDAEFTAYPRAVEWFAEDRVTVDWESETVEIDGDDGGAFPSRRLASNDRAADLRYGENPHQDAAVYADRTTDEASVVHADQLNEGAKGLSYNNYNDADGALNLIKEFDEPAAAVIKHTNPAGCATADSVAEAYERALSTDPMSAFGGIVALNRECDAATAEQIVDSFKEVVVAPGYTDDALDVLFEKENLRVLDVNDNYDVTEELTEKPLVGGRLVQERDQQHLTADDLEVVTDREPTDEQIESMLFAWHTLKHVKSNGILFAKGTETVGIGMGQVSRVDAVRLAAMKADEHAEGKGPDGAVMASDAFFPFPDGLEEAAEAGIEAVIQPGGSKNDDMVIEAANEHDVAMVFTGQRSFRHD; this comes from the coding sequence ATGAAAATCGCCGGTCTGGCCAGCAACCGTGGCCGAAACCTGATGAACATCGCCGACCGCGCGCCCGGCGGGGCCGAGATCGCGGTCGTGCTCACGAACGACGCCGACGCGCCCGTTCTGGAGGCCGCCGCCGAGCGAGACATCCCCACCGAGGTCGTCGAGCGCCCCGACGACCAGGAGCGGGCGGCACACGAACTACGCGTTCTGGACGCCATCGAGGCGTACGACTTCGATCTGGTCTGTCTGGACGGCTACATGCGCGTGCTCACCGAGACGTTCCTCGACGAGGTGCCGACGACGCTGAACGTCCACCCGTCGCTGCTGCCGGCGTTCCCGGGGATGGACGCCCACGAGCAGGTGCTCGACGCCGGCGTCAAGACCACCGGCTGTACCGTCCACGTGGTCGACGAGAGCGTCGACGACGGCCCCATCGTCACCCAAGAACCCGTCCCCGTCTACGAGGACGACGACCTGGCGGCGCTCAAAGAGCGCGTCCTCTACGACGCCGAGTTCACCGCGTACCCGCGTGCGGTCGAGTGGTTCGCCGAGGATCGCGTCACCGTCGACTGGGAGTCTGAGACCGTCGAGATCGACGGCGACGACGGCGGCGCGTTCCCGAGCCGTCGTCTCGCTAGCAACGACCGCGCCGCGGACCTGCGCTACGGGGAGAACCCCCATCAGGACGCCGCGGTCTACGCCGACCGCACCACTGACGAGGCCAGCGTCGTCCACGCCGACCAGCTCAACGAGGGCGCGAAGGGACTCTCCTACAACAACTACAACGACGCCGACGGCGCGCTGAACCTCATCAAGGAGTTCGACGAGCCGGCCGCGGCGGTCATCAAACACACCAACCCCGCGGGCTGTGCGACCGCCGACTCCGTCGCCGAGGCCTACGAGCGCGCCCTCTCGACGGATCCGATGAGCGCCTTCGGCGGCATCGTCGCGCTGAACCGCGAGTGTGACGCGGCCACGGCCGAGCAGATCGTCGACTCGTTCAAGGAGGTCGTCGTCGCGCCGGGCTACACCGACGACGCCCTGGACGTGCTCTTCGAGAAGGAGAACCTGCGTGTCTTGGATGTCAACGACAACTACGACGTGACCGAGGAACTCACCGAGAAGCCCCTCGTCGGCGGGCGACTCGTCCAGGAACGTGACCAGCAGCACCTCACCGCCGACGACCTCGAAGTGGTCACCGACCGCGAGCCGACCGACGAACAGATCGAGTCGATGCTGTTCGCCTGGCACACGCTCAAACACGTCAAGTCAAACGGGATCCTCTTCGCGAAGGGGACCGAGACCGTCGGGATCGGCATGGGCCAGGTCTCTCGTGTCGACGCTGTCCGCCTCGCCGCCATGAAGGCCGACGAGCACGCCGAGGGCAAAGGCCCCGACGGCGCGGTCATGGCGAGTGACGCCTTCTTCCCGTTCCCGGACGGTCTCGAAGAGGCCGCCGAGGCGGGCATCGAAGCGGTCATCCAGCCGGGCGGCTCGAAGAACGACGACATGGTCATCGAGGCCGCGAACGAACACGACGTGGCGATGGTGTTCACCGGCCAGCGGTCGTTCCGACACGACTGA
- a CDS encoding PrsW family intramembrane metalloprotease, with protein MPDRDPVQDGLPGEDLYDVAEWDARSWLDRFSVALYGLLHTSRRWALLVVALFLFVVQLGFAGLLVVREPNLGVLALLSAVPAIALVAYVWYGDPTRREPIDTLAITFVLAVVFAAIAALVNTLLSGVFELIPIVGTALFFFLVVGPIEETVKWLAIRTYAYETESFDAVVDGAVYGAVAGLGFATIENALYIAQGYLQAADLSQMAQLQQAIGTSLSRALVGPGHVLYSAFAGYYLGLAKFNPDDRGPIVVKGIVVAALIHGAYNTLVSVLPSVLSFWNVLTLLAFVVVFDGVVGYALYRKLSRYRSYYARASEATDAATETADDPAEP; from the coding sequence ATGCCAGATCGCGATCCCGTACAGGATGGACTCCCCGGCGAGGACCTCTACGACGTCGCCGAGTGGGACGCTCGGTCGTGGCTGGATCGATTCTCGGTGGCGCTGTACGGCCTCTTGCACACGAGTCGGCGCTGGGCCCTGCTGGTCGTCGCGCTTTTCCTGTTCGTCGTCCAGCTCGGGTTCGCCGGCCTGCTCGTCGTGCGCGAACCGAACCTCGGCGTCCTGGCGCTGCTGTCTGCCGTCCCGGCGATTGCACTCGTCGCGTACGTTTGGTACGGCGACCCGACCAGACGGGAACCGATCGACACGCTGGCGATCACGTTCGTCCTCGCGGTCGTCTTCGCGGCGATCGCAGCACTGGTCAACACGCTGTTGAGCGGCGTCTTCGAACTGATCCCGATCGTCGGGACGGCGCTCTTTTTCTTCCTCGTGGTCGGCCCCATCGAGGAGACCGTCAAGTGGCTCGCGATCCGGACCTACGCCTACGAGACCGAGAGCTTCGACGCCGTCGTCGACGGGGCGGTGTACGGTGCCGTCGCCGGCCTCGGGTTCGCGACGATCGAGAACGCGCTCTACATCGCGCAGGGCTACCTGCAGGCCGCCGACCTCAGCCAGATGGCACAGCTCCAGCAGGCGATCGGCACCTCGCTGAGCCGGGCGCTCGTCGGTCCGGGCCACGTGCTGTACTCCGCGTTCGCGGGCTACTACCTCGGGCTGGCGAAGTTCAACCCCGACGACCGCGGCCCGATCGTGGTCAAGGGGATCGTCGTGGCGGCGCTGATCCACGGGGCGTACAACACGCTCGTGTCGGTCCTCCCGTCGGTGCTGTCGTTCTGGAACGTCCTGACGCTGCTTGCCTTCGTCGTCGTCTTCGATGGCGTCGTCGGCTACGCGCTCTACCGGAAACTGTCGCGCTACCGCTCGTACTACGCCCGAGCGAGCGAGGCGACGGACGCGGCGACCGAGACGGCCGACGACCCCGCCGAACCCTGA
- the purB gene encoding adenylosuccinate lyase, whose product MTDRGPLDAVSPLDGRYARYTEPLVPYASERALMRARVRVEVEYLLALADLDATPLTIDPAQRDHLRNCYEAFDEEDAAVVKQLETEGYGEYAATNHDVKAVEYFVRLHLPDGLDAANWIHFGLTSEDVNNLAHRLLVGPAVEDVLVPELRAIRDRLVAFAHDYGDLPMLARTHGQPATPTTFGKEMAVYASRLGRAIARIEAAADDLSGKLAGASGTYAAHHAAYPDVDWPAVSEAFVTDLGLAHEPLTTQVNPCDDLEAVFDAVRGANNVLRDLDLDMWLYVSDRYLGQEAVEGETGSSTMPHKVNPIDFENSEGNLTKANSDLVFLGDYVTTSRLQRDLSDSTVKRNIGSAFAYCLIAYQKCQNGLDKVVPNEQVMREELDDTPEIIGEAVQTILRREGHDDAYEQVKKATRGKSVTIEDFQEMIEDLDVSESVREELLAVTPTGYTGVADELADGV is encoded by the coding sequence ATGACTGACCGGGGTCCGCTCGACGCCGTCTCGCCGCTCGACGGCCGCTACGCTCGTTACACGGAACCGCTCGTGCCTTACGCCAGCGAGCGCGCACTGATGCGTGCTCGCGTCCGGGTCGAAGTCGAGTACCTGCTCGCGCTGGCCGATCTCGACGCGACGCCGCTGACGATCGACCCGGCCCAGCGCGACCACCTGCGGAACTGCTACGAGGCGTTCGACGAGGAAGACGCGGCCGTCGTCAAGCAACTCGAAACGGAGGGGTACGGCGAGTACGCCGCGACCAACCACGACGTGAAGGCCGTCGAGTACTTCGTTCGCCTCCACCTCCCCGACGGACTGGACGCGGCCAACTGGATCCACTTCGGGCTCACCAGCGAGGACGTGAACAACCTCGCTCACCGGCTGCTGGTCGGTCCGGCCGTCGAGGACGTGCTCGTCCCGGAACTGCGCGCCATCCGGGACCGCCTGGTCGCGTTCGCTCACGACTACGGCGACCTCCCGATGCTGGCTCGGACCCACGGCCAGCCCGCGACGCCGACGACCTTCGGCAAGGAGATGGCGGTCTACGCCTCGCGGCTGGGGAGAGCCATCGCCCGGATCGAAGCCGCCGCCGACGACCTCTCGGGCAAGCTGGCCGGCGCGTCCGGCACCTACGCCGCTCACCACGCCGCGTATCCGGACGTCGACTGGCCCGCCGTCTCCGAGGCGTTCGTCACGGACCTCGGGCTGGCACACGAACCGCTGACGACGCAGGTCAACCCCTGTGACGACCTCGAAGCCGTCTTCGACGCCGTCCGCGGAGCCAACAACGTCCTCCGGGACCTCGACCTCGATATGTGGCTCTACGTCTCCGATCGCTACCTCGGACAGGAGGCCGTCGAGGGCGAGACCGGTTCCTCGACGATGCCCCACAAGGTGAATCCGATCGACTTCGAGAACAGCGAGGGCAACCTCACGAAAGCGAACTCGGATCTGGTCTTTCTCGGCGACTACGTCACCACCTCCCGCCTCCAGCGGGACCTCTCGGACTCGACGGTCAAGCGCAACATCGGGTCGGCCTTTGCCTACTGTCTGATCGCCTACCAGAAGTGCCAGAACGGCCTGGACAAGGTCGTCCCCAACGAGCAGGTCATGCGCGAGGAACTCGACGACACCCCCGAGATCATCGGCGAAGCCGTCCAGACCATTCTCCGACGCGAGGGCCACGACGACGCCTACGAGCAGGTCAAGAAGGCCACGCGGGGCAAGTCCGTCACCATCGAGGACTTCCAGGAGATGATCGAGGACCTCGACGTGAGCGAGTCCGTCCGCGAGGAACTGCTCGCCGTGACCCCCACGGGCTACACCGGCGTCGCCGACGAACTGGCCGACGGCGTGTAG
- a CDS encoding helix-turn-helix domain-containing protein produces MATQDRGERPNGFGEKLERRRFVLDETRLTILHQILAQPDGVLSVEELVYRNPETSEENLRYHLRQLVDRNVVEKVPVPRSQSIDDPPTTFYAVTGDGIALLKAVSMYEEAAVWRSVYEQMERTDRIEAIEDLETRPDVDYESRGATAED; encoded by the coding sequence ATGGCCACGCAAGACCGCGGCGAGCGACCGAACGGCTTCGGCGAGAAACTGGAGCGGCGGCGCTTCGTCCTGGACGAGACGCGGCTGACGATCCTCCACCAGATTCTCGCCCAGCCAGACGGCGTCCTCTCCGTCGAGGAACTCGTCTACCGGAATCCCGAGACGAGCGAGGAGAATCTCCGCTATCACCTCCGGCAACTGGTCGACCGGAACGTCGTCGAGAAGGTCCCGGTCCCGCGCTCCCAGAGCATCGACGATCCGCCGACGACGTTCTACGCCGTCACCGGTGACGGGATCGCTCTCCTGAAAGCGGTCAGCATGTACGAGGAGGCCGCGGTCTGGCGCAGCGTCTACGAGCAGATGGAGCGGACCGACCGGATCGAAGCGATCGAAGATCTAGAGACGCGACCCGACGTGGACTACGAGAGCCGCGGCGCGACGGCGGAGGACTGA
- a CDS encoding MFS transporter, producing MVLDTDGRVLTLAFARMADALGNSFLIIVLPLYIASGQISLSGIAGTEILGFVLREETLIGLVLSLFGLLNSFGQPFTGRLSDRTGRRRVFVLTGLAIFAVGSATYPFVTSYWSVLGARALQGIGAAFTVPATVALVNDYAASDRERGGNFGVFNTFRLIGFGFGPIVAGIVITGGLAAETVVSYALPAWLGPLAGYTFSGFVAAFAVAVLGAVVSFVLVVALIEDPPKVVGGAGKDLSIAVRDRDGSGLDPVFVLGVGTFFMATTIALFATLEGPIRARLDETTFLFSVQFAAVVIANVVFQIPIGRASDVYGRRPFIIAGFVVLIPAVFAQGVVTGPWTMLGARLLQGVAVALVFAPSLALAGDLAGDRGSGTTLSVLTMAFGLGVALGPLASGVLYNLGGLVAPFTFGAVLAVLALVLTYVEVEDTLERGQAAEPAPRE from the coding sequence ATGGTACTGGACACGGACGGCCGCGTCCTGACGCTCGCGTTCGCGCGGATGGCCGACGCGCTGGGCAACTCCTTCCTGATCATCGTCCTGCCGCTGTACATCGCCAGCGGCCAGATCTCGCTGTCGGGCATCGCCGGCACGGAGATTCTCGGGTTCGTCCTGCGAGAGGAGACCCTGATCGGGCTCGTGCTCTCCCTGTTCGGTCTGCTGAACAGCTTCGGCCAGCCGTTCACCGGGCGGCTCTCCGACCGGACCGGCCGGCGGCGCGTGTTCGTCCTGACCGGACTGGCGATCTTCGCCGTCGGCAGCGCGACCTACCCGTTCGTCACGAGCTACTGGTCGGTGCTCGGGGCCCGTGCTCTCCAGGGAATCGGCGCGGCCTTCACCGTGCCGGCCACGGTCGCGCTGGTCAACGACTACGCGGCCAGCGACCGCGAACGGGGCGGCAACTTCGGCGTGTTCAACACCTTCCGGCTGATCGGCTTCGGGTTCGGGCCGATCGTCGCCGGCATCGTCATCACGGGCGGGCTGGCGGCCGAGACCGTCGTCAGCTACGCGCTCCCGGCCTGGCTCGGCCCCCTGGCCGGCTACACGTTCTCCGGGTTCGTCGCCGCCTTCGCCGTCGCCGTCCTCGGAGCGGTCGTCAGTTTCGTGCTCGTCGTCGCTCTGATCGAGGACCCGCCGAAAGTCGTCGGCGGGGCGGGCAAAGACCTCTCGATCGCGGTACGCGACCGGGACGGGAGTGGGCTCGATCCCGTCTTCGTCCTCGGCGTCGGGACCTTCTTCATGGCCACGACGATCGCGCTGTTTGCCACGCTCGAAGGGCCGATCCGCGCGCGACTGGACGAGACGACGTTCCTCTTTTCCGTGCAGTTTGCCGCCGTCGTCATCGCCAACGTCGTCTTCCAGATCCCCATCGGGCGCGCCTCGGACGTGTACGGCCGCCGGCCGTTCATCATCGCGGGCTTCGTCGTCCTGATCCCCGCCGTGTTCGCCCAGGGCGTCGTCACGGGGCCGTGGACGATGCTCGGGGCCAGACTGCTCCAGGGCGTGGCCGTCGCGCTCGTGTTCGCGCCGTCGCTCGCGCTGGCGGGCGACCTCGCCGGGGACCGCGGGTCGGGGACGACGCTGTCGGTGCTGACGATGGCGTTCGGACTCGGCGTCGCACTCGGGCCACTCGCTTCCGGCGTGCTGTACAAT